One Gordonia mangrovi genomic region harbors:
- a CDS encoding PspC domain-containing protein translates to MTTTTPGSTRLMRSRDDAWLGGVCGGIAKRFGWDVTVIRVLFVASILLPGPQVLLYLVLWLIIPREPVVPPSPVPYPTQPPAV, encoded by the coding sequence ATGACCACCACAACTCCGGGTTCCACCCGACTGATGCGTTCGCGCGACGACGCCTGGCTCGGCGGGGTGTGCGGCGGCATCGCCAAGCGCTTCGGCTGGGACGTCACCGTCATCCGGGTGCTGTTCGTGGCCTCGATCCTGTTGCCCGGCCCACAGGTGCTGCTCTACCTGGTCCTCTGGTTGATCATCCCGCGCGAACCGGTGGTGCCACCGTCGCCCGTGCCCTACCCGACGCAGCCACCGGCGGTCTGA
- a CDS encoding response regulator: MVRQGFSALLGAQADISVLGDAADGVAAVELCARVRPDVVLMDVRMPRKDGLRAAEEILRASSGRDEVTRVLMLTTFDIDDYVYEALRIGASGFMLKDAPADELVRAVRVVAAGEALLAPSVTRRLIEEVTSRRSRTPHSRAADRLTPREREVLDLVSDGRSNGEIAGHLYVSEQTVKTHVSSVLNKLGLRDRAQAVVFAYENGLK; encoded by the coding sequence ATGGTGCGCCAGGGCTTCTCGGCTCTACTCGGCGCGCAGGCCGATATCTCTGTCCTCGGCGACGCCGCCGATGGCGTCGCCGCAGTCGAACTCTGCGCCCGCGTCCGGCCGGACGTGGTGTTGATGGACGTACGCATGCCTCGCAAGGACGGACTGCGTGCCGCCGAGGAAATCCTCCGCGCGTCGTCGGGACGCGATGAAGTGACGCGGGTGCTGATGTTGACGACCTTCGACATCGACGACTACGTGTACGAGGCCCTGCGGATCGGTGCATCGGGCTTCATGCTCAAGGACGCACCCGCCGACGAACTCGTCCGCGCCGTCCGGGTCGTCGCGGCGGGTGAGGCATTGTTGGCGCCATCGGTGACCCGACGCCTCATCGAGGAGGTGACCTCGCGCAGATCGCGCACACCGCACAGCCGCGCGGCCGACCGACTCACGCCGCGGGAACGTGAGGTTCTCGATCTCGTCTCCGACGGGAGGTCGAACGGCGAGATCGCCGGGCACCTCTACGTCTCCGAACAGACCGTCAAGACCCACGTCAGCAGCGTGCTGAACAAGCTGGGTCTGCGGGATCGAGCCCAGGCGGTGGTCTTCGCCTACGAGAACGGACTGAAGTGA
- a CDS encoding PH domain-containing protein — protein sequence MSTPSPASHDAPAVELPQTFRIQRLAYFAVPMMFVVTVILAGASLVWLGWTLVLPVLLGWWIVRIRTIVTEDGLRAVHTFSTREVPWSEIDGLQFPRWSSVRAVLVNGTRVRLPAITFADLPRLSAASRGRIPDPYAAAAADDENQTG from the coding sequence GTGTCAACTCCATCGCCCGCCTCTCATGATGCACCCGCCGTCGAACTGCCGCAGACGTTCCGGATTCAACGTCTCGCCTACTTCGCGGTGCCGATGATGTTCGTCGTCACCGTGATCCTCGCCGGTGCGTCGCTGGTCTGGCTGGGCTGGACCCTCGTCCTGCCCGTACTGCTGGGCTGGTGGATCGTCCGGATCCGGACCATCGTGACCGAGGACGGCCTGCGAGCCGTGCACACCTTCTCCACCCGTGAGGTCCCGTGGAGCGAGATCGATGGCCTGCAGTTCCCCCGATGGAGTTCGGTGCGGGCGGTATTGGTCAACGGCACGCGGGTCCGACTGCCTGCCATCACCTTCGCCGACCTGCCCCGGCTCTCGGCGGCCAGCCGTGGCCGCATCCCCGATCCCTATGCCGCGGCGGCCGCCGACGACGAGAACCAAACCGGCTGA
- a CDS encoding PQQ-dependent sugar dehydrogenase, with amino-acid sequence MAAAALGLLVLGTSGCADFTEQDRAKDAGAWSANNESPAQQQQPRPSPTEPPVPPPPGPCVDPDPAVIATCLQSTAAVMPGDDQGEVTVVAERTTGKIVTTKRYGPQRVLATAPVDAAGDGGLIDFAFSPTYDQDRLIYALITTASDNRVVRLAPNDVPKPILVGIPKGATGNMGAMFFRSPTELVVATGNAGNPAAAADPASLAGKVLSVTSLGSGANPPPRILASGFGSNVSLCPSTTTGSLYVADQTATEDRIQVLEPSGPKVLWTWPDRPQIAGCAVTSGAIFVSTTRTQHIEALNEPTREKPAITPPAVVLEKRYGALGRMTALDNGVLQFATVNRTSGTPVSTDDRVVRWLPPSSTEDRT; translated from the coding sequence ATCGCCGCGGCGGCCCTCGGTCTGCTGGTGCTGGGCACCAGCGGATGCGCCGACTTCACCGAGCAGGATCGTGCGAAGGATGCCGGTGCCTGGAGCGCCAACAACGAATCGCCGGCACAGCAGCAACAGCCTCGTCCCTCCCCCACCGAGCCGCCGGTGCCACCGCCGCCCGGCCCGTGCGTGGACCCGGATCCGGCGGTCATCGCCACCTGCCTGCAATCCACCGCCGCGGTGATGCCGGGCGACGACCAGGGCGAGGTGACGGTGGTGGCCGAGCGCACCACCGGAAAGATCGTCACCACCAAACGCTATGGGCCGCAGCGTGTTCTGGCGACGGCGCCGGTGGATGCGGCGGGCGACGGTGGACTGATCGATTTCGCGTTCTCCCCCACCTACGACCAGGACCGGTTGATCTACGCGCTGATCACGACCGCGTCGGACAACCGCGTCGTGCGGCTGGCACCCAACGACGTGCCGAAACCGATTCTCGTCGGCATCCCCAAGGGCGCGACCGGCAACATGGGCGCGATGTTCTTCCGCTCCCCGACAGAGCTGGTCGTCGCGACCGGCAACGCCGGCAACCCGGCCGCGGCGGCGGACCCCGCGTCGCTGGCGGGCAAGGTCTTGTCGGTGACGTCGCTGGGCTCGGGTGCCAACCCGCCCCCGCGCATCCTCGCCTCGGGCTTCGGTTCGAATGTGTCGCTGTGCCCGAGCACGACGACCGGGTCGCTCTATGTCGCCGACCAGACGGCCACCGAGGATCGCATCCAGGTGCTGGAGCCGTCCGGTCCGAAGGTGTTGTGGACGTGGCCCGACCGCCCGCAGATCGCCGGCTGCGCGGTCACCTCCGGCGCGATCTTCGTGTCCACCACCCGCACTCAGCACATCGAGGCGCTCAACGAGCCGACCCGGGAGAAGCCGGCGATCACTCCACCTGCCGTCGTGTTGGAGAAGCGCTACGGCGCCTTGGGCCGGATGACGGCGTTGGACAACGGGGTCCTCCAATTCGCGACGGTGAACCGGACCTCGGGCACCCCGGTCAGCACCGATGACCGGGTGGTGCGTTGGCTACCACCGTCGTCGACCGAAGACCGGACCTGA
- the ilvN gene encoding acetolactate synthase small subunit — protein MSTTHTLSVLVEDRPGVLARVSGLFSRRGFNIESLAVGPTELKGMSRMTIMVTVDDFPLEQVTKQLNKLINVIKIVEQDPESSVSRELMMIKVRSDSAVRSEVIEVVNLFRAKVIDVSPESLTIEATGTSEKLEALLRMLDPYGIREIAQSGAVTLGRGPKSMSANR, from the coding sequence GTGAGCACCACCCATACCCTCAGCGTTCTGGTCGAGGACCGGCCCGGCGTGCTCGCCCGTGTCTCGGGCTTGTTCTCGCGGCGCGGCTTCAACATCGAGTCGCTCGCCGTGGGACCGACCGAGCTGAAGGGGATGTCGCGGATGACCATCATGGTCACCGTCGACGATTTCCCACTCGAGCAGGTCACCAAGCAGCTCAACAAATTGATCAACGTCATCAAGATCGTCGAACAGGACCCGGAGAGTTCGGTGTCCCGAGAACTGATGATGATCAAAGTGCGTTCGGACTCGGCGGTGCGATCAGAAGTGATCGAGGTGGTGAACCTGTTCCGCGCGAAGGTGATCGACGTCTCGCCGGAATCACTGACCATCGAGGCCACCGGCACGAGTGAGAAGCTCGAGGCGCTGCTGCGGATGCTCGATCCGTATGGCATCCGGGAGATCGCGCAGTCGGGCGCGGTCACATTGGGTCGGGGACCCAAGAGCATGTCGGCCAACCGCTGA
- the gatB gene encoding Asp-tRNA(Asn)/Glu-tRNA(Gln) amidotransferase subunit GatB, which yields MTAAATELLDYDQVIAEFDPVLGLEVHVELGTETKMFCGCPTAFGAEPNTQVCPVCIGLPGSLPVANVKAIESAIRIGLALNCSIRPSSVFARKNYFYPDQPKNYQISQYDEPIAFDGFLEVLLGDGTPWRVEIERAHMEEDTGKSLHIGGSGRIHGASHSLLDYNRAGVPLVEIVTKPIVGAAERAPEVARAYVSALRDLLKALDVSDVRMDQGSLRCDANVSLMRKDATEFGTRTETKNVNSLKSVEVAVRYEMQRQAALLLAGGEVVQETRHFHEADGTTSPGRRKETAEDYRYFPEPDLPPVAPDPSWIAELGTTLPEMPWVRRARIQEEWGVSDEVMRDLVNVGAIDLVIATVDAGAGVEAARGWWVSFLAQQANTRGTELADLPITPSQVATIIGLVDEGKLTTKLAQQVAVGVLDGEGEPEQVVADRGLEVVRDDSALQKAVDEALVNNPDIADKIRGGKVAAAGKIVGDVMKATRGQADPARVKELVLAACS from the coding sequence ATGACTGCCGCTGCCACCGAACTGCTCGACTACGACCAGGTCATCGCAGAGTTCGACCCCGTCCTCGGCCTCGAGGTGCACGTCGAACTGGGCACCGAGACCAAGATGTTCTGCGGCTGCCCGACCGCCTTCGGGGCGGAACCCAACACCCAGGTGTGTCCGGTGTGCATCGGGCTGCCGGGATCGTTGCCCGTCGCGAACGTCAAGGCCATCGAGTCGGCGATTCGGATCGGGTTGGCGCTCAACTGCAGCATCCGGCCCTCGAGTGTGTTCGCACGGAAGAACTACTTCTATCCCGATCAGCCGAAGAACTATCAGATCTCCCAGTACGACGAACCGATCGCCTTCGACGGGTTCCTGGAGGTGCTGCTGGGAGACGGCACGCCGTGGCGGGTGGAGATCGAGCGGGCGCACATGGAGGAGGACACCGGAAAGTCCCTCCACATCGGCGGATCCGGCCGCATCCACGGGGCCAGTCATTCGCTGCTCGACTACAACCGGGCCGGCGTTCCGCTGGTGGAGATCGTGACCAAGCCCATCGTCGGGGCGGCCGAGCGCGCACCCGAGGTCGCCCGCGCGTATGTGTCGGCGCTGCGCGATCTGCTCAAGGCACTCGACGTCTCGGACGTGCGGATGGATCAGGGGTCGCTGCGCTGCGACGCCAATGTTTCGCTGATGCGCAAGGACGCGACGGAGTTCGGCACCCGCACCGAAACCAAGAACGTCAACTCGCTCAAGAGTGTCGAGGTGGCGGTGCGCTACGAGATGCAGCGGCAGGCCGCGCTGTTGCTCGCCGGTGGTGAGGTGGTGCAGGAGACCCGACACTTCCACGAGGCGGACGGCACCACCTCGCCGGGACGGCGCAAGGAGACCGCAGAGGACTACCGCTACTTCCCGGAGCCCGATCTGCCGCCGGTGGCCCCGGACCCGTCGTGGATCGCCGAGTTGGGCACCACGCTGCCGGAGATGCCCTGGGTGCGGCGTGCCCGTATCCAGGAGGAATGGGGTGTCTCCGACGAGGTGATGCGTGACCTCGTCAACGTCGGCGCGATCGACCTGGTCATCGCCACCGTGGACGCCGGTGCCGGCGTGGAGGCCGCCCGCGGCTGGTGGGTGTCGTTCCTCGCGCAGCAGGCGAACACACGGGGCACCGAACTCGCCGACCTGCCGATCACCCCGTCACAGGTCGCCACGATCATCGGTCTCGTCGACGAGGGCAAGCTCACCACCAAACTCGCCCAACAGGTGGCGGTGGGTGTGCTCGACGGGGAGGGTGAGCCCGAGCAGGTCGTCGCCGACCGCGGGCTCGAGGTGGTGCGTGATGACTCGGCGCTGCAGAAGGCCGTCGACGAGGCGCTCGTCAACAACCCCGACATCGCCGACAAGATCCGCGGCGGCAAGGTGGCCGCAGCCGGGAAGATCGTCGGCGACGTGATGAAGGCCACGCGGGGTCAGGCCGACCCGGCGCGGGTCAAGGAACTCGTCCTCGCCGCCTGTTCCTGA
- a CDS encoding 6-phosphofructokinase, producing the protein MAKRFGILTSGGDCPGLNAVIRGAVLKGETVYGHEFVGFKDGWYGLVYGDIMELNRSTVRGLSHEGGTILGTSRFGPYQEPDGGAENIKKVMKNLGIDGVIAIGGEGTASASRRLYEDGINIVGVPKTIDNDLDATDYTFGFNTAVEIATEAIDRLRTTGNSHKRCMVLEVMGRHAGWIALYSGIAGGAHAILIPEQPESLDQICAWVTHVKNRGRAPMVVVAEGFKFPDMGEAYSVKGLDGFNRPRLGGIAEVLAPLIEERTGIETRATVLGHIQRGGVPTAFDRVLATRLGMAITDLCADKGWGKMVALNGTDIVRVDFSDALANQKSVPADQYQEIRVIFG; encoded by the coding sequence ATGGCCAAGAGGTTCGGCATTCTCACCAGCGGCGGTGACTGCCCTGGACTGAACGCGGTGATCCGCGGCGCAGTACTCAAGGGCGAAACCGTCTATGGACACGAGTTCGTCGGCTTCAAGGACGGCTGGTACGGGCTGGTGTACGGCGACATCATGGAGCTCAATCGCTCCACGGTCCGTGGTTTGTCCCATGAAGGCGGAACGATTCTGGGAACCAGCCGCTTCGGGCCGTACCAGGAACCCGACGGTGGCGCGGAGAACATCAAGAAGGTCATGAAGAACCTCGGCATCGATGGCGTGATCGCCATCGGCGGGGAGGGTACGGCCTCGGCGTCACGGCGACTGTACGAGGACGGCATCAACATCGTCGGCGTCCCCAAGACCATCGACAACGATCTCGACGCCACCGACTACACCTTCGGTTTCAACACCGCGGTCGAGATCGCCACCGAGGCCATCGACCGACTGCGCACCACCGGCAACTCGCACAAGCGGTGCATGGTCCTCGAGGTGATGGGACGTCATGCCGGCTGGATCGCCCTCTACTCCGGGATCGCCGGGGGAGCGCACGCGATCCTCATCCCCGAACAGCCGGAAAGCCTCGACCAGATCTGCGCCTGGGTCACCCACGTCAAGAACCGTGGTCGCGCCCCGATGGTGGTCGTCGCCGAGGGATTCAAGTTCCCGGACATGGGCGAGGCGTACTCGGTGAAGGGGCTGGACGGGTTCAATCGTCCGCGCCTCGGCGGTATCGCCGAGGTGCTCGCCCCCCTCATCGAGGAACGGACCGGGATCGAGACCCGGGCCACGGTGCTGGGGCACATTCAGCGCGGTGGTGTGCCGACCGCATTCGACCGGGTCCTCGCGACCCGCCTCGGGATGGCGATCACCGACCTGTGCGCCGACAAGGGGTGGGGCAAGATGGTGGCGCTCAACGGCACCGACATCGTCCGGGTCGACTTCTCCGACGCGCTGGCCAATCAGAAGTCGGTGCCCGCCGACCAGTACCAGGAGATCCGGGTCATCTTCGGCTGA
- a CDS encoding DoxX family membrane protein: MSERDPAAGGGSSPYDEPTGEIDLGAVASQRRRQVPSEERDTFYDRHAAAGRKRVDDLDDVEPDEVATRRFAPPAGETESMPTESAPTESMPTESMPTESMAAAPTPATEAIDRRPAGAVDRPPPAEEDATTPFAAPTSAGAADPTPPTTAFNAETAPPTTAYATDTSVVGDPDTYAAADSYPTSDERLRSVEEDLAESERRARRGTLDLGLLLLRVAVGLIAMAHGAQKLFGWWNGPRLSGFQDMLVNAPNPAIGFGTDAARPLAILGALSETLGGLMLVIGLFTPLAASAVLGVMLVAAAYKATLAGGVWFFAAGGAGAGIEYELLLAVCAGVIILTGPGRISVDAPRGWARRPSWGSLALLIVGVGAAVAVWLLFNGTNPFESPGNPTG; the protein is encoded by the coding sequence GTGAGCGAACGTGACCCGGCCGCAGGCGGCGGCTCCAGTCCGTACGACGAACCGACGGGCGAGATCGATCTCGGTGCGGTCGCATCCCAGCGACGTCGACAGGTCCCCAGCGAGGAGCGTGACACCTTCTACGACCGGCACGCGGCGGCCGGCCGCAAGCGGGTCGACGACCTCGATGACGTCGAACCCGACGAGGTGGCGACCCGACGCTTCGCGCCACCGGCGGGCGAGACCGAGTCGATGCCGACCGAGTCGGCGCCGACCGAATCGATGCCGACCGAATCGATGCCGACCGAATCGATGGCGGCCGCCCCGACGCCGGCGACCGAGGCGATCGACCGAAGGCCGGCGGGTGCGGTCGACCGGCCGCCGCCGGCCGAGGAGGACGCCACCACACCGTTTGCCGCGCCGACCTCGGCCGGCGCGGCAGATCCGACCCCGCCCACCACTGCGTTCAACGCGGAAACGGCACCACCGACGACCGCGTACGCAACGGACACCTCGGTGGTCGGTGACCCCGACACCTACGCGGCTGCGGACAGCTACCCGACCAGCGATGAGCGTCTGCGTTCGGTGGAAGAGGATCTCGCCGAGTCCGAACGACGAGCTCGTCGGGGCACCCTTGATCTCGGCCTGCTGCTGTTGCGGGTCGCGGTGGGGCTGATCGCGATGGCGCACGGGGCACAGAAACTGTTCGGCTGGTGGAACGGTCCGCGACTGTCGGGTTTTCAGGACATGCTGGTCAACGCGCCCAATCCGGCGATCGGCTTCGGTACCGACGCCGCCCGGCCCCTGGCCATCCTGGGTGCGCTCTCGGAGACCCTCGGCGGATTGATGCTGGTGATCGGGCTGTTCACGCCGTTGGCCGCCTCAGCAGTGCTCGGCGTGATGCTGGTGGCCGCGGCCTACAAGGCGACGCTGGCCGGCGGCGTGTGGTTCTTCGCTGCCGGTGGCGCGGGCGCCGGGATCGAGTACGAACTGCTGCTGGCGGTGTGTGCGGGCGTCATCATCCTGACCGGGCCGGGCCGGATCTCGGTGGATGCTCCGCGGGGCTGGGCGCGTCGCCCCTCCTGGGGTTCGCTGGCCCTGCTGATCGTCGGGGTGGGTGCCGCGGTCGCGGTGTGGCTGCTGTTCAACGGGACCAACCCGTTCGAGTCGCCCGGCAACCCGACCGGCTGA
- a CDS encoding acetolactate synthase large subunit, translating into MSAPTARTDDARGTAREAAPRQQSPAGGNLRAVGQHTVAPERVSGAQSVVRSLEELGVEIVFGIPGGAVLPVYDPLLDSAKVRHVLVRHEQGAGHAATGYAQVAGRAGVMMATSGPGATNLVTPLADAQMDSVPVVAITGQVGRALIGTDGFQEADISGITMPITKHNFLVNNPADIPRVIAEAFHIAESGRPGAVLVDIPKDILQSQTTFSWPPQIDLPGYRPVTKPHGKQVREAARLIQSAKAPVLYVGGGVIKANAAEELRELAELTGIPVVTTLMARGAFPDSHSQHLGMPGMHGTVAAVAALQRSDLLITLGARFDDRVTGQLSSFAPDAKVIHADIDPAEIGKNRHVDVPIVGDCKAVIGDLLETIRNERATTTEAPDLSTWWRYLDGIRRTYPLSYDRQADGSVSPEFVISAIGKAAGPDAVYCAGVGQHQMWAAQFISYEKPRTWLNSGGLGTMGYAVPAAMGAKAAAPDTEVWAIDGDGCFQMTNQELATCAIEGIPIKVALINNGNLGMVRQWQTLFYEERYSNTDLATHSRRIPDFVKLAEALGCAAFRVENEADVDEVIAKAREINDRPVVIDFIVGADAQVWPMVAAGTGNDEIMAARDIRPLFDDDESASVDTPEIHEAMGRTDAAVLAASADKKDEQ; encoded by the coding sequence GTGAGCGCACCAACAGCACGTACCGACGACGCGCGGGGAACCGCGCGCGAAGCGGCGCCGCGTCAACAGTCACCAGCGGGCGGGAATCTACGCGCCGTAGGTCAGCACACGGTTGCTCCCGAACGCGTCAGCGGGGCGCAATCAGTGGTTCGTTCGCTCGAGGAACTCGGCGTCGAGATCGTCTTCGGCATCCCGGGCGGAGCCGTTCTGCCCGTCTACGACCCGCTGCTCGACTCAGCGAAGGTGCGTCACGTCCTGGTGCGCCACGAGCAGGGTGCGGGCCACGCGGCCACCGGTTACGCGCAGGTCGCCGGACGTGCCGGCGTCATGATGGCCACGTCGGGTCCCGGCGCGACCAACCTGGTCACCCCGCTGGCCGACGCGCAGATGGACTCGGTCCCGGTGGTCGCGATCACCGGCCAGGTGGGTCGCGCGCTCATCGGTACCGACGGCTTCCAGGAGGCCGACATCTCCGGCATCACCATGCCGATCACCAAGCACAACTTCCTGGTGAACAACCCCGCCGACATCCCGCGGGTGATCGCCGAGGCATTCCACATCGCCGAGAGCGGCCGGCCTGGTGCGGTCCTCGTCGACATCCCCAAGGACATCCTGCAGAGTCAGACCACCTTCTCCTGGCCGCCGCAGATCGACCTGCCCGGCTACCGTCCGGTGACCAAGCCGCACGGCAAGCAGGTGCGCGAGGCCGCACGGCTGATCCAGTCGGCCAAGGCGCCGGTGCTCTACGTCGGTGGCGGTGTCATCAAGGCCAATGCGGCCGAGGAACTGCGAGAGCTGGCCGAGCTGACCGGCATCCCGGTGGTCACCACGTTGATGGCGCGCGGTGCATTCCCGGACAGTCACTCCCAGCATCTGGGTATGCCGGGTATGCACGGCACCGTCGCCGCGGTCGCGGCGCTGCAGCGCAGCGATCTGCTCATCACCCTCGGCGCCCGCTTCGATGATCGGGTGACCGGTCAGCTGTCGTCGTTCGCGCCCGACGCGAAGGTGATCCACGCCGACATCGATCCGGCCGAGATCGGTAAGAACCGGCACGTGGACGTGCCGATCGTCGGCGATTGCAAGGCGGTCATCGGCGACCTCCTCGAGACGATCCGCAACGAGCGCGCAACCACCACCGAGGCGCCGGACCTGTCGACGTGGTGGCGGTACCTCGACGGCATCCGGCGCACGTATCCACTGAGCTACGACCGTCAGGCCGACGGCTCGGTGTCGCCGGAGTTCGTCATCTCGGCCATCGGCAAGGCCGCCGGGCCCGACGCGGTGTACTGCGCAGGCGTCGGGCAGCACCAGATGTGGGCCGCGCAGTTCATCTCCTATGAGAAGCCACGGACCTGGCTCAACTCGGGCGGTCTGGGCACCATGGGCTATGCCGTGCCGGCAGCGATGGGCGCCAAGGCCGCCGCGCCGGACACCGAGGTGTGGGCCATCGACGGTGACGGCTGCTTCCAGATGACCAACCAGGAGTTGGCCACCTGCGCGATCGAGGGCATTCCGATCAAGGTCGCCCTGATCAACAACGGCAATCTGGGCATGGTTCGCCAATGGCAGACGCTGTTCTACGAGGAGCGCTACTCCAACACCGACCTGGCGACGCACTCGCGTCGCATCCCGGACTTCGTGAAGCTCGCAGAGGCGTTGGGCTGTGCGGCATTCCGGGTGGAGAACGAAGCCGACGTCGACGAGGTGATCGCCAAGGCCCGCGAGATCAACGACCGGCCGGTCGTCATCGACTTCATCGTCGGTGCCGACGCGCAGGTGTGGCCGATGGTCGCCGCGGGTACCGGCAACGACGAGATCATGGCGGCGCGCGACATCCGCCCGCTCTTCGACGATGACGAATCCGCCTCGGTCGACACCCCGGAGATCCATGAGGCCATGGGCCGCACGGATGCCGCGGTGCTGGCCGCTTCCGCAGACAAGAAGGACGAGCAGTGA
- the ilvD gene encoding dihydroxy-acid dehydratase: protein MPVLRSATTTVGREAAGARSLWRATGMTDDDFGRPIVAIANSYTQFVPGHVHLKDVGEIVADAVRAAGGVPREFHTIAVDDGIAMGHGGMLYSLPSREIIADSVEYMVNAHTADALVCISNCDKITPGMLNAAMRLNIPTVFVSGGPMEAGKAVVVGDVAHPSSDLITTISASANSAVDEQGLSEVERSACPTCGSCSGMFTANSMNCLTEALGLALPGNGSTLATHEARRALFERAGTVIVEAALRWYRDDDSSVLPRNIATPTAFRNAMALDVAMGGSTNTVLHILAAAQEGEVTDFDLATIDEISRNVPCLSKVSPNSDYHMEDVHRAGGIPAILGELRRAGLLDDTAATVHSPTIGQFLDDWDIRGGAAIDAAVELFHAAPGGVRTTTPFSTANRWTSLDTDAAGGCIRDLEHAYTVEGGLCVLRGNLAPDGAVLKTAGIDEELWHFQGPARVVESQEDAVQVILSKTIQAGEVLVVRYEGPAGGPGMQEMLHPTAFMKGTGMGRKCALITDGRFSGGSSGLSVGHMSPEAASGGAIGLVEDGDPIVIDVRTRRLEVLVDDDVLAERRAKMEASERPWQPKDRQRPVTTALRAYAKLATSADRGAVRVVD, encoded by the coding sequence ATGCCAGTTCTGAGGTCTGCCACCACCACCGTCGGACGCGAAGCAGCGGGTGCCCGCTCGTTGTGGCGCGCCACCGGCATGACAGACGACGACTTCGGTAGGCCGATCGTGGCCATCGCCAACTCCTACACCCAATTCGTACCCGGCCACGTGCATCTCAAGGACGTCGGCGAGATCGTCGCCGACGCGGTGCGCGCGGCGGGCGGGGTGCCGCGTGAGTTCCATACGATCGCCGTCGACGACGGAATCGCGATGGGGCACGGCGGAATGCTCTACTCGCTGCCGAGTCGCGAGATCATCGCCGACTCCGTCGAGTACATGGTCAACGCCCACACCGCCGATGCACTGGTGTGTATCTCCAACTGCGACAAGATCACTCCCGGCATGCTCAACGCCGCGATGCGGTTGAACATCCCGACGGTGTTCGTGTCGGGTGGACCGATGGAGGCCGGCAAGGCCGTGGTGGTCGGCGATGTCGCCCACCCGTCGTCGGACCTCATCACCACGATCTCGGCGTCGGCGAACAGTGCCGTCGACGAACAGGGCCTGTCCGAGGTCGAGCGATCGGCATGCCCCACCTGCGGATCGTGCTCGGGCATGTTCACCGCGAACTCGATGAACTGTCTCACCGAGGCCCTCGGCCTGGCCTTGCCCGGCAACGGATCCACGCTGGCCACCCATGAGGCCCGCCGCGCGCTGTTCGAGCGTGCCGGCACCGTGATCGTCGAGGCGGCCCTGCGCTGGTACCGCGACGACGACAGTTCGGTGTTGCCCCGTAACATCGCCACCCCTACCGCATTCCGCAATGCGATGGCGCTCGACGTCGCGATGGGCGGCTCCACCAACACGGTCCTGCACATCCTTGCCGCCGCACAGGAGGGCGAGGTCACCGACTTCGACCTCGCCACCATCGACGAGATCAGTCGCAACGTGCCGTGCCTGTCGAAGGTCTCACCGAACTCCGACTACCACATGGAGGACGTGCATCGCGCCGGTGGAATTCCCGCGATCCTGGGCGAACTGCGCCGGGCCGGTCTGCTCGACGACACCGCCGCGACCGTGCACAGCCCGACGATCGGGCAGTTCCTCGATGATTGGGACATCCGCGGCGGCGCGGCCATCGACGCGGCCGTCGAGCTGTTCCACGCGGCGCCTGGCGGTGTACGGACCACCACCCCGTTCTCCACGGCGAACCGATGGACGTCACTGGACACCGATGCGGCCGGCGGTTGTATCCGCGATCTCGAGCACGCCTACACCGTCGAGGGCGGACTGTGTGTCCTGCGCGGCAATCTGGCGCCCGACGGCGCCGTGCTCAAGACGGCGGGGATCGACGAGGAACTCTGGCATTTCCAGGGGCCGGCGCGCGTCGTGGAGAGCCAAGAGGACGCCGTGCAGGTGATCCTGTCGAAGACCATCCAGGCCGGCGAGGTGCTCGTGGTGCGGTATGAAGGGCCCGCCGGTGGACCCGGTATGCAGGAGATGCTGCACCCCACCGCCTTCATGAAGGGCACCGGCATGGGTCGTAAGTGCGCGTTGATCACCGACGGCCGGTTCTCCGGCGGGTCGTCGGGGCTCTCGGTCGGACACATGTCGCCCGAGGCGGCATCGGGCGGCGCGATCGGGCTCGTCGAGGATGGCGACCCGATCGTGATCGACGTCCGGACCCGTCGCCTCGAGGTGCTCGTCGACGACGACGTGTTGGCCGAGCGCCGCGCGAAGATGGAGGCGTCCGAACGACCGTGGCAGCCCAAGGACCGACAGCGACCGGTCACCACCGCACTGCGTGCCTACGCGAAGCTGGCCACCTCGGCCGATCGGGGCGCGGTGCGCGTCGTCGACTGA